CTACAATCCGCAATCCGCAATCCGCAATCCGCAATCCGCAATCCGCAATCCGCAATCCGCAATCCGCAATCCGCAATCCGCAATCCGCAATCCGCAATCCGCAATCCGCAATTGAAGCCGGGGTATTTTCAGGGCAAGCCAATATTTTCCCCCTTAAATATTAAGTTCTTAGTGGTTTATCTTTAACATTCTTCAATTTAAATGTGATTCTGTGGTAAAATCCTTATTAGAATGAATGCCGGGAGGATGTATGGCTTTAGTTTGCAAAGTTAATTCTCGGGGTGCAGCAGATATATTAGTACACCGGGTTAATTCCCGTGACATGGCTGATTTGCTTGTCTGTACGGTTAACTCTCGCGGTCTGGCAGAAGATAATGAGGGCTTGTGGTGTTTTGTAAATTCCAGAGGGGCTGCTTCATCTCTCATTCATTTTGTAAATTCGCGAGGAGCGGCTGATCTGCTTATATGCTATGTGAATTCCATGGGCGTATCAGGCTGGAAAAAAGAGCACCCTCTCATAGGCAAGCTGTAGGGTTGAGGGAAGGGCGATATAAATTCGAGATCAAAGACCTGGCGCTGGCATAGAAGATTTTCTGTCCGGTGGATCAATCCCCATTTTGGCAATGGGATTAATGTTCAAACAAAGTTATTTTTTCGCAATGCTCATACTCTAAGGCTAAGCCACCATCCAGGTTATTCCATTGTATTAAAAGCTTTAATCAACTCCACCACTTCTTTCTTCGGTGAAGCACCACAGGCTTTACAAATCCAGTAAAAACCCGGCAAGGTCAATCCTTCTTTAGCCAGGTTCATAGTGAGCAACGAAAGAATGCTCCTTATCCAGCTTTTTAGGGAGCTCTTTTTGCATCAATCCTGCTTTATTCCTTAGCTCTGTGAGTCTTTGGCTGATGATGCAGACTGGTACGGTGAAGGGCTCTATTTAACCGTAGAAAAAAGACGTAAATGACAGAAAAAAGCTTTTAACCCCGTCTATCTGTGAAATCTGAATCCTATTAAGTCTTTTACCTTCTTCCCTGCTTGACAGGCCGATCAATGACTGCAATGATTCATTGTTACACTCATGAAGCTAAATAATTATCATCTTCGGCCTGATGGGCCGTAAAAAAATAGTACCACTAAAGAGTGAAAGGAAAATCTGAAATGGCAAAACAGTGGCAAATCCTGGATAGCGTTCAAACCGGTGAGGGAACGCTGGAACTAAGAAAGCGTGGGGAGAAGGACTTCCTTATCACCATTGCGGGACGTGTACTAATGAACTCCCTGGCTAATCGTTCGGAAATTGTTTTGTCGGAACTCGCCTGCAAGGCTATGAGTCACAGGAAAAACCCAAGGGTACTTATTGGAGGCCTCGGGATGGGTTGTACGCTGAGGGGAGCCCTGGACGTCCTCCCGCCCGACGCCAAGGTGGTAGTGGCTGAGTTGAATGAGGAAATTGCAGGCTGGTGCGAAGGTCCGCTGGCAGTGTTGACGGAAAATGCTGTTTCTGACCCAAGGGTGACTGTGAAGATTGCCGACGTTGCGGACCTGATTTTAGATGCTGCAAAGGAGGGAGGAAGCAAACGCTTTGACGCTGTCATACTCGACCTCTACGAGGGGCCTTTTGAGGCGGCAAAGGAAAGGGGTGAACCCTTTTACGGGGCCGCCGCTCTCGACCTGACCCGGACTGCCCTTATGCCGGGAGGCGTCTTTGCCGTCTGGACTGAAGATCCCGATAAGGCCTTCGAGAAGCGTCTCGAAAGAGCCGGCTTTTCCTTCGAGAAACACCGGCCCGGACGAGGCGGTCTGAGGCACCTTGTCTACATTGCCGGAAAGCGGAAAAAATAAGGCCAGCTGTAGATTCTCAGTAATTGGGTAACTTTTCATTATCAAAGGGGAGAGTGAGTTTAGATAGATGGCCGAGGGGATTAAGGGGTGCGCCTGGAAAGCTTGAGTAAAAAGAGATCATTAGATAAAAGGGAAAAAACCCTGTGATTTTTGTATTTGCCGTGATCATATGCTAGTGTTTGGATTAGGGTGTACTGTCTGTGTTTAATTGGTAAAGGGAGGAAAGTGGTGGCAAAAAAATCTAAATCAAATATGAAGCTCATCGGAATAGTACTGCTTGTTGTGGGCGCCGGTTTGGCATTCTGGGGACTCCAGATGTCCGGTTCCCTCGGTTCAAAGATTACCAGGGCCATTTCAGGTTCAGATACGGACAAGGTAATGTTTGCCTATATCGGAGGGGCGGCCAGCTTTGCATCCGGATTATTTCTGCTTTTAAAAAAATAGGGCGTTTTGCCGGAGTTCCCTTTAGAGTAGGATAAAATCGCCGGAAAAACTATTTTTTAACCACCAGGCGCAGGACGGTTTACGAAGAAAGATAAAAGATCGGTTGCCCGTTGCCCGTTGAGAGAGACCCTTCGACGGGCCTGTCCTGAGTGGATTGAAGGACTCAGGCCTATGGCCCGTAAGCAATGCCTCATCGAGGTGACTGCTTTCTTTGTTTCGATAATTCTTGTTTTTTAGTGTATTCAGTGGCTAATGCTTTATAAGGTCTTCAATCCTGTCAAAACAAATTTCAGATTTTCGCTGTCGTTAAACAGTGCCCTTTGAGATACCCTCAAATGTGGTTGGCTGGGGGACTAGGATTCGAACCTAGACTGGCGGAGTCAGAGTCCGCTGTCCTGCCATTAGACGATCCCCCAATGGAAGTCGAAAAGAGTCGCATTTTGTAACACAGGGCCTGCTTTATTGTCAACAGATTCTTTATTGTAAAAAAGCTTTTGACTCTCCTTCTTTCTTTTGTGATCTGTGAAAATTAATGAAGGTTCGTGTCAAATGTATTAATTTCCTTTACGATGAAAAAGTTTTTTCACAGGGAATTTCATCCGGCGCAGGTACTTGTTGCCAGCTTTGCTTCGGCCATCATTGCCGGTATGCTTCTTCTTAAACTGCCGGGTATGGTGGCAGGCGAACCGCTGTCTTTTGTGGATGCTCTTTTTACAGCAACATCTGCTGTTTGTGTGACGGGCCTCATTGTCGTTGATACGGCAACGAAATTTACGCCTCTCGGCCAGGGGGTTATCCTCCTTCTCCTTCAGGCGGGGGGACTGGGTATTATGACCTTTTCCGTGCTCTTTGTCATGATGGCGGGAAAGCGGATTTCATTCAGGGAAAGGGTCATGATACAGGATTCCTTTGCCCAGTCAACCGTAAAAGACATGAAGTCACTTGTCTGGTCTATATTAAAGGTCACTTTCCTTGTTGAGACGGCAGGCGCTGTCCTCCTCTTTTTTGCCTGGAAAGATGACTTTCCTCTCGGCTTTGCAATATATACGTCCCTCTTTCATTCCGTATCGGCTTTTTGTAATGCCGGCTTTTCTCTCTTCTCCCATAGCCTTGTTGCCTACAGGCATGATTTTTTAGTCAATTTCGTTGTGGCGGCCCTGATTATTGCAGGTGGTCTCGGCTTTCTCGTCCTTATGGATTTAAAATACTATTTTTCCCCGGGAGAGGAAAAACGGCGGCGCCTTACTCTCCATTCAAGGATCGTTATCTCCACTTCGTCTTTCCTCATCATTCTCGGAATGGTTCTTATCTTTTTAATGGAGAAAAATAATGTCTTTATGGATGACTCTCCCGGTGAGGCCCTTGGGTCATCTTTTTTCCAGTCCGTTACGGCAAGGACGGCAGGCTTTAATACCGTCGATTTTTCCATTATGACACCGGAGGCACTCTTTCTGATTATTATCCTTATGTTTATCGGGGCGTCGCCCGGTTCGACGGGGGGCGGGGTAAAGACGACCACTCTGGGCGTTCTGGCGGCTCTCATGAAAAGCAGGATTTCAGGGAGGGAAGAGGTGAGCCTTTTTAAAAGGACCATTCCTGAAGATGTGGTGGCAAGAAGCCTTATAATTCTGGTAAGCTCAGCCATCGTTGTTATACTATTTGTTATGATATTGCTTGTAACGGAGAGCGGTGAACTGGTGTTTACGGAACGAAGGGGGCGATTTATAGATATCCTTTTTGAAAGCCTTTCTGCTTTCGGGACGGTGGGCCTTTCAACCGGTATAACTTCGACCCTTAGTGATTGGGGCAAGGTTGCCATTACGGGACTTATGTTTATCGGAAGGCTTGGGCCTTTGACTATTGCTCTTGCCGTTGGAAAAAAGTATGCTCATGGTAAATTTCAATATTCTGAAGAACGGGTGATGACAGGGTAGGGTGATGCTATGAGACGTTTTGCTGTCATAGGCCTTGGTCATTTTGGATTTAATGTGGCAAGGAGACTTTATGACGATGGCCATGAAGTGATTGCCATCGATATGAACAAGGATTTGATCCGGGAAGTAAAACCCTTTTGT
The nucleotide sequence above comes from Deltaproteobacteria bacterium. Encoded proteins:
- a CDS encoding spermidine synthase gives rise to the protein MAKQWQILDSVQTGEGTLELRKRGEKDFLITIAGRVLMNSLANRSEIVLSELACKAMSHRKNPRVLIGGLGMGCTLRGALDVLPPDAKVVVAELNEEIAGWCEGPLAVLTENAVSDPRVTVKIADVADLILDAAKEGGSKRFDAVILDLYEGPFEAAKERGEPFYGAAALDLTRTALMPGGVFAVWTEDPDKAFEKRLERAGFSFEKHRPGRGGLRHLVYIAGKRKK
- a CDS encoding TrkH family potassium uptake protein, translated to MKKFFHREFHPAQVLVASFASAIIAGMLLLKLPGMVAGEPLSFVDALFTATSAVCVTGLIVVDTATKFTPLGQGVILLLLQAGGLGIMTFSVLFVMMAGKRISFRERVMIQDSFAQSTVKDMKSLVWSILKVTFLVETAGAVLLFFAWKDDFPLGFAIYTSLFHSVSAFCNAGFSLFSHSLVAYRHDFLVNFVVAALIIAGGLGFLVLMDLKYYFSPGEEKRRRLTLHSRIVISTSSFLIILGMVLIFLMEKNNVFMDDSPGEALGSSFFQSVTARTAGFNTVDFSIMTPEALFLIIILMFIGASPGSTGGGVKTTTLGVLAALMKSRISGREEVSLFKRTIPEDVVARSLIILVSSAIVVILFVMILLVTESGELVFTERRGRFIDILFESLSAFGTVGLSTGITSTLSDWGKVAITGLMFIGRLGPLTIALAVGKKYAHGKFQYSEERVMTG
- a CDS encoding DUF3185 family protein, with the protein product MKLIGIVLLVVGAGLAFWGLQMSGSLGSKITRAISGSDTDKVMFAYIGGAASFASGLFLLLKK
- a CDS encoding DUF6150 family protein produces the protein MALVCKVNSRGAADILVHRVNSRDMADLLVCTVNSRGLAEDNEGLWCFVNSRGAASSLIHFVNSRGAADLLICYVNSMGVSGWKKEHPLIGKL